From a single Lolium rigidum isolate FL_2022 chromosome 7, APGP_CSIRO_Lrig_0.1, whole genome shotgun sequence genomic region:
- the LOC124673972 gene encoding stress enhanced protein 1, chloroplastic-like isoform X1, producing MALSSAAITFHLTATPGNGVSRLSVTSAGSSARGMSRSVRSKSLSVRCEQGSKGGPGLDVWLSRGAMLGFVGAVGVELTTGKGVLQNVGLIAPLPALALGLTGVVGVVTAFLIFQSGSSD from the exons ATGGCTCTCTCCTCCGCGGCTATTACCTTCCATCTCACCGCAACGCCAG GCAATGGCGTCTCTCGCTTGTCCGTGACGTCGGCCGGCTCTTCTGCTCGTGGTA TGAGCAGGAGCGTGAGATCCAAGTCCCTGAGCGTCAGGTGCGAGCAGGGATCCAAGGGCGGCCCTGGGCTGGACGTGTGGCTCAGCCGCGGCGCCATGCTGGGCTTCGTCGGGGCGGTAGGGGTGGAGCTCACCACCGGCAAAGGGGTTCTTCAG AACGTGGGGCTCATTGCGCCGCTTCCCGCTCTGGCGTTGGGGCTCACCGGAGTGGTGGGTGTCGTCACCGCGTTTCTCATCTTCCAGTCCGGCTCGTCCGATTGA
- the LOC124673972 gene encoding stress enhanced protein 1, chloroplastic-like isoform X3 — protein sequence MALSSAAITFHLTATPGNGVSRLSVTSAGSSALSRSVRSKSLSVRCEQGSKGGPGLDVWLSRGAMLGFVGAVGVELTTGKGVLQNVGLIAPLPALALGLTGVVGVVTAFLIFQSGSSD from the exons ATGGCTCTCTCCTCCGCGGCTATTACCTTCCATCTCACCGCAACGCCAG GCAATGGCGTCTCTCGCTTGTCCGTGACGTCGGCCGGCTCTTCTGCTC TGAGCAGGAGCGTGAGATCCAAGTCCCTGAGCGTCAGGTGCGAGCAGGGATCCAAGGGCGGCCCTGGGCTGGACGTGTGGCTCAGCCGCGGCGCCATGCTGGGCTTCGTCGGGGCGGTAGGGGTGGAGCTCACCACCGGCAAAGGGGTTCTTCAG AACGTGGGGCTCATTGCGCCGCTTCCCGCTCTGGCGTTGGGGCTCACCGGAGTGGTGGGTGTCGTCACCGCGTTTCTCATCTTCCAGTCCGGCTCGTCCGATTGA
- the LOC124673972 gene encoding stress enhanced protein 1, chloroplastic-like isoform X2, with translation MALSSAAITFHLTATPGNGVSRLSVTSAGSSARVSRSVRSKSLSVRCEQGSKGGPGLDVWLSRGAMLGFVGAVGVELTTGKGVLQNVGLIAPLPALALGLTGVVGVVTAFLIFQSGSSD, from the exons ATGGCTCTCTCCTCCGCGGCTATTACCTTCCATCTCACCGCAACGCCAG GCAATGGCGTCTCTCGCTTGTCCGTGACGTCGGCCGGCTCTTCTGCTCGTG TGAGCAGGAGCGTGAGATCCAAGTCCCTGAGCGTCAGGTGCGAGCAGGGATCCAAGGGCGGCCCTGGGCTGGACGTGTGGCTCAGCCGCGGCGCCATGCTGGGCTTCGTCGGGGCGGTAGGGGTGGAGCTCACCACCGGCAAAGGGGTTCTTCAG AACGTGGGGCTCATTGCGCCGCTTCCCGCTCTGGCGTTGGGGCTCACCGGAGTGGTGGGTGTCGTCACCGCGTTTCTCATCTTCCAGTCCGGCTCGTCCGATTGA